The DNA region TGAAAAAATATCAAATTACGATATAAAACAGTTTTTTTGAGTTGAAATTTTGCTGGCGCAAGCGTACCGCGTGTGTTCCCTGCTACCGCAAGCATTTTTCGCTGCCCTCTGCTACCGCAAGCATTTTTCGCTGCCGCAAGCCTCAGGCTTGTGGCCCGTTTGCAAAGTATTGCACATGCAAATCCCGGATGCTGATTTCATCCGGGATTTTGTTGTAAATAGGTAGGCCAATATTCTATTATGGTTATCATAATCCGAACCGGCTACGCCCGGCAGTATCCCGTTCCCATTCAGGCGAGGATGCAGCGCTGGGATTGTGGGCTGGATACCCGTGACTTTTAAGATTGCCTCATAATCCAGCCACTGAACTGACAACATCTTGTCAGTGTTCAATTTTTAAAAAACGGGTGTTCAGCTTTTGAAAATACAATATTGCAATTAATTGATTATCAATAGTATTTTGTTCAAACCAAGATTTAATACATTTGATGCTAAACTTAAGTTGTTGATTATCAGTAATGATAGTTTAATGGAAAATACAAAGTGTTCACACTTTTAAAAGTTGAACACCTGTAAGTTAAACAGCAACTTTACAGGGGATCAGCAGCATCAGCTATAACCTGCTGAACCTGCCGCAAACGATCACCAAAAACGATGGCAGCACGGTGGTTTATGTATACAGTGCATCAGGCAATAAACTCAGAAAACTGTACACCGCAGGCGGGATTACCACGACAACGGAATATGATAACGGCATCCAGTATGACAACAGCACGACCAATGTAGCGTTTATCCAGACGGAAGAAGGCCGGGCCAGGCACAGCGGAACAACCTACACCTATGAGTATGATCTGAAAGATCACCTGGGCAACACCAGGGTAACGCTAACCCCGGATCCCAATGACCCAACCCAGCAAACGGCGAAGATTTTGCAGGAGAATGATTACTATGCTTTCGGGTACGGGATCCAGTCGTTGCAGCAATCTGTGCCGTCTCCAAAAAATGAGTACCTTTATAACCATAAGGAATTGCAGGAAGAGACGGGCTTGTATGATTATGGGGCGCGTTTTTATGATCCGGTGATTGGTAGATGGCTGAGTGTGGATCCGTTGGCGGAAAAATCAAGGAGATTTAGTCCTTATGTTTATGGTGAAAACGATCCTGTTTTAAATATAGATCCTGATGGAATGCAAGCACAAGGCAGCGGATGTTGTCTTACAAATCCATTATTAGGCAGTAAATATGCCAAAGCAGCCGGTAAATTTATCGTGAATACTATAGCATTTGTAACAAACTTTATTGACGGTGAAAATTCCCATCGAGCATTTAGTAAAGACCCGGCAGTAAGAGCCGAAGCACAAAGGGAATTGAAAGGATATGCAGTCGCTGGCGCAATTATGGTTATGACTGATGGCTTAATGAGTCGTATTGCGGGTACTTTCGGTACATCGGTAACCAGTAATTCCGTTTGGGCATTAGATGCATCAGAACGCGGTTTTGCTGTAGAACAAATGTTAGGGGGGAATCTTCCTTATGGTTTTCCTGTTATAGACAAATTTGAGAACGGTGTTGCGACAAGCATAAAAAGTATTGATGTAACTGCCGATTCTTATACCAAGGGAAATGGTTTGTTCAATACATTAAAGAGTTATGTTAATAAATTGGATGGGTTTCAAGGAGCTGCAAGAGGAGATTTTAGAATTTCAAGTAGTGATATATCGAGTAAGGTTTTAGAGGTAGGAATACAGCCCGGAAAGGCTACTTTAAATCAATGGGAGCAAATTGGTAATGCAATGAAATACGCAAAGGATAATAATATAGATTTTAAACTACAATTCGTTAAATAATATGAAAACAGCGTCTATTTATAAGATCCCTAATAAGGGTTATATAGTATTCGGAGAAAGTAAAACTGTAAGTGGATTTAGAATAGCTTCCGAACCCTATTTTACTATTTCAGAGTCGGAAGCGAACGTTGATATAATTTCAAACGCTATTAGGGCTTCTCTTTGTAACGATGATAATAAAAGAGTACCCAATCCAACAGATTGGAAGCAATCTGGAAAAGACTTTCTAAAGAAAATAGGCTTGAAGGCCATGAAAGAATTAGATGCCCACTTAAATAAATACGTAACAATTGCAGAAGATGGATCTCAGATAACTTTCACCCCATCGCGGCCCGCTGAAAAGCCCGATAAAGGTTTTTTGCATAAGGATAAAAGCGAATCTGTTTCTATTAATTATCGGGCTACAAATCAGGAAATTATTGAAGCGTTAGAACTGGCTTTTAGTAAGTGTGGCTAATTAACCGACAAATTGTATCGTCCTAAAAAATTTTACAAGACACAATGCTGTTAGTTGAACAAATTAATACAGTAAAATAAACGAAGCCCGGCAGAGATGCCGGGCTTCGTTTATTAAGAGTTTGTTTACAGTAAAGAAAGACAGCCAAAGACAAGACACAAAGTTTATTTCATCTGGTTTCCTCCGCTGCCGCAAGGTGTGCCGTGAATCGCTAACAGGTTAAAGTTAGCAAATGTTGTACAAAAAGATGGTAGTAGGTCTACCACAGTCGCTGTGCAAGCGGAGGCTGTAAACCGCCTCTCGGTGCTTGAGCAGTAATGCTCCGGTATTGAACGGAAAGAGGAAAAGGTTCCCGTAAGAGGAATCAGGTACGAATAAGAGAGATGAATGAAAATGAACCACTGATGAAGTGATGAGATAGCGAAACACATTGCCAAAAGCTGGTTTTCTTGCGAACTGGTGAAAAGCTATAGCAGGGACTTGCATACGGGCTATAGGGCAATCGTCATTGAGGTGGCATGACTCTTATTCGGGCTTTCGTACAGAACACGGGAAGTCCTTAACAGATGCCAAGCAAAAGGGACAAGCGGGGAATGCCCGTGAGGCCGAATAGCGATGCTGTTAAGGATGACGGATGATGCAGTAGTAGCGAAGAAGCTTTTGTAATGAAAGCGGAGCGAAGGGCATCAATTATACAGTTAAGAATGTTTTACAACTCGAAAAGAGGATGATTGAATGTTTGAAACAACATCAAAGACAGTACCAGTAACGAAAGAAATGGTTAGGGCATCCTACCGGAAAGTGAAGGCGAACCAAGGGTCTGCAGGAATAGATAAGCAAAGCCTGGAAGAATTTGAGCAAGACTTATCGAACAACCTGTATGTTCTATGGAATCGGCTAAGTTCCGGCAGTTATATGCCTAAGCCAGTACGCTCGGTATCGATACCCAAGGCAAATGGGAAGAAGCGGATATTGGGGATACCCACCGTAAGCGACCGTATTGCCCAGCAGGTGGTGAAGGATTACTTAGAACCCCGCTTAGAAGCGCAATTTCAGGACAACTCATATGGCTACCGGCCATTGAAGAGCGCCCATCAGGCATTAACGGCAGTACAGGAAAACGTACGACAGTATGCATGGGTAATAGACATGGACATCAAAAGTTTCTTTGATGAGGTAGACCATGAGTTATTAATGAAAGGAGTGGCGCGCCATGTGCCGGAGAAATGGGTAAAGATGTACATCAGGCGGTGGCTGGAAAGCCCGGCACAGCAGTCAGATGGAACCCTTATTCAAAAAGAAGGTAGAGGCACACCGCAAGGTGGAGTAATAAGTCCTTTACTGGCCAACCTGTTTCTACACTATGTGCTGGATAAATGGCTTGCCAAACGCTATCCGGAGATAGCATTTGTACGCTACGCGGACGACATAATAATTCATTGCCGGACAGAAGAAGAAACAAAACAAATGCTCGAAGCAATCCGGGAGCGGCTAACGGAGTGTAAACTGCGATTAAGCGAAGAAAAGACGAAAGTGGTATACTGCCAGAACTATCGACGCCCAAAGAAGAAAGACTATGGGAAGAAATTCGATTTTCTGGGGTTTACATTCAAACCCAGGACGCTGCCATCCAATAGTGGTGGCTTATTTCTGGGATATGGATGTGCCATCAGTCAAAAGTCGCAAACGCGAATAGTCGAAGGCTGGAAACAACTTAATCTGCATCAGCGAAGCAATTTAACGATACAGGATATAGCGAATCAGGTAAACCCGCAGATGGTGGGAATCATCCGATACTATGGAAAGTTTAGGTTGTGGGAGTTGCAACGATTGATGCGGTACTTCGAGTTACGGCTGGCAAAATGGGTACTAAACAAGTACAAGAAGTTTAAAGGCAGTTACATCAAAGCACACCAATGGATAAAATATCTGAAAAGAAGTTATCCAACAATGTTTTACTACTGGACAGTTTTTAAACACGTTTGATGGTATAATAAGAGCCGTATGATGCGAGAGTATCACGTACGGTTCTATGAGAGGCTTGGGCTGAAACGCCCTTGCCTACTTGACCGTTTTCGCTGCCGCAAGCCTCTGGCTTGTGGCCCGTTTGCAAAGTATTGCACATGCAAATCCCGGATGCTGATTTCATCCGGGATTTTGTTGTAAATAGGTAAGCCAATATTCTATTATGGTTATGATAATCCGAACCGGCTACGCCCATGATAGTTTAATGGAAAATACAAAGTGTTCACACTTTTAAAAGTTAAACAGCAACTTTACAGGGGATCAGCAGCATCAGCTACAATATGCTGAACCTGCCGCAAACGATCACCAAAAACGACGGCAGCACGGTAGTTTATGTTTACAGCGCAGGGGGCAATAAACTGCGTAAACTCTTTACCGCAGGCGGGATTACCACGACACTGTTTTAATTGACATGCGCCGGACACCTGTGGTTATTTATTGACTAAACCGTTGTAAATCAGAAATAACATCAAGTTCATTCGCAACTTTTGTTATAATGCACACATTGCTATTGCTTAGACTTAATAGGTACCTGGGCGCCGGGCTTATTTTTAGCAGATAACCGTATTTTTAACAAGAGGATAAAGCAACTCTTAAATTCCAATCTGCTTTTTTTATGTTAAAGTAACACTTAAAGTTGTACTGAATGCCTTATAAAAAACTCTTATATATTTAGGGATCTAAGGTTAATATTTATTTTTTCGGTATATTCATGGAGTCTGAAATGAATGTTTTTTTAACAATTAATTTAAGTTTTTGTTTGATTATTGATTTAATTGATTTAGATTAGTAATACAATTAGAACCTAATTATAGTTC from Mucilaginibacter sp. SJ includes:
- a CDS encoding RHS repeat-associated core domain-containing protein; translated protein: MVYVYSASGNKLRKLYTAGGITTTTEYDNGIQYDNSTTNVAFIQTEEGRARHSGTTYTYEYDLKDHLGNTRVTLTPDPNDPTQQTAKILQENDYYAFGYGIQSLQQSVPSPKNEYLYNHKELQEETGLYDYGARFYDPVIGRWLSVDPLAEKSRRFSPYVYGENDPVLNIDPDGMQAQGSGCCLTNPLLGSKYAKAAGKFIVNTIAFVTNFIDGENSHRAFSKDPAVRAEAQRELKGYAVAGAIMVMTDGLMSRIAGTFGTSVTSNSVWALDASERGFAVEQMLGGNLPYGFPVIDKFENGVATSIKSIDVTADSYTKGNGLFNTLKSYVNKLDGFQGAARGDFRISSSDISSKVLEVGIQPGKATLNQWEQIGNAMKYAKDNNIDFKLQFVK
- the ltrA gene encoding group II intron reverse transcriptase/maturase — its product is MFETTSKTVPVTKEMVRASYRKVKANQGSAGIDKQSLEEFEQDLSNNLYVLWNRLSSGSYMPKPVRSVSIPKANGKKRILGIPTVSDRIAQQVVKDYLEPRLEAQFQDNSYGYRPLKSAHQALTAVQENVRQYAWVIDMDIKSFFDEVDHELLMKGVARHVPEKWVKMYIRRWLESPAQQSDGTLIQKEGRGTPQGGVISPLLANLFLHYVLDKWLAKRYPEIAFVRYADDIIIHCRTEEETKQMLEAIRERLTECKLRLSEEKTKVVYCQNYRRPKKKDYGKKFDFLGFTFKPRTLPSNSGGLFLGYGCAISQKSQTRIVEGWKQLNLHQRSNLTIQDIANQVNPQMVGIIRYYGKFRLWELQRLMRYFELRLAKWVLNKYKKFKGSYIKAHQWIKYLKRSYPTMFYYWTVFKHV